From the genome of Clostridium sp. BNL1100, one region includes:
- a CDS encoding SH3 domain-containing C40 family peptidase produces the protein MLQLKKMISGAATIVLCLGLFAFSSFADEIQTGTVSASVLNLRSEPGTTSKVIGSMTRGDKLSILESSGDWLKVKTSDGETGWAFSQYVALSKDSDEDTSDRQSENSTDLSELIVKFSKTLLGTEYVYGGTTPKGFDCSGFVQYVFKHFDISLERVASSQANQGSRVSSQDLSAGDLVFFDTDGGHNSISHVGIYIGGGQFIHAASGSSTRKVIISDLTSGYYANNFMKARRVIV, from the coding sequence ATGTTGCAACTAAAGAAAATGATTTCCGGTGCAGCAACCATTGTGTTGTGCCTGGGATTGTTTGCATTTTCATCTTTTGCCGATGAAATTCAGACTGGAACAGTTTCCGCATCTGTTCTAAATCTCCGAAGTGAACCCGGAACAACCTCAAAGGTCATTGGAAGTATGACCCGCGGGGACAAGCTTAGTATTCTTGAAAGCTCAGGTGATTGGTTAAAAGTAAAAACATCAGATGGTGAAACGGGCTGGGCGTTCAGTCAATACGTTGCCCTTTCCAAAGATTCCGATGAAGATACATCGGACAGGCAGTCTGAAAATTCTACTGACTTATCAGAGCTGATAGTGAAATTTTCCAAGACTCTATTGGGTACAGAGTATGTTTATGGAGGTACAACTCCTAAAGGCTTTGACTGCTCAGGATTTGTACAGTATGTCTTTAAGCACTTTGATATTTCATTAGAGAGGGTAGCTTCCAGTCAGGCAAACCAGGGTAGCCGTGTTTCAAGTCAAGACTTGAGTGCCGGTGATTTGGTTTTCTTTGACACTGACGGAGGTCACAACAGTATCAGTCATGTAGGGATATACATTGGCGGCGGACAATTTATCCATGCGGCATCAGGAAGTTCTACCCGTAAAGTTATAATTTCTGATTTAACTTCCGGGTATTATGCAAACAATTTTATGAAAGCAAGACGAGTTATAGTATAA
- a CDS encoding NAD(P)H-dependent glycerol-3-phosphate dehydrogenase produces the protein MNRNIAIVGAGSMGTAMAVLLSKNGNKVRLWSPMVEEIEMLKKNREHITRLPGVKVAESVEFTNDISEACKEAEVVVLAVPSQTTRQNCKTLASIISKNTIVVTCSKGIENETCKLLSEIMKEELPDNNVAVLSGPSHAEEIGRDIPTTVVAACEKIEVAEFLQDLFMTPNFRVYTNTDVVGVELGGALKNIIALCAGISDGLGYGDNTKAALMTRGIAEISRLGVAMGGHADTFSGLTGVGDLIVTCTSMHSRNRRAGILIGQGKSVQQALDEVNMVVEGVATTKPAYDLAKKLGVSMPITEEAYKILFEGKDPRSAVGALMTRDKKTEM, from the coding sequence ATGAATAGAAATATAGCAATTGTTGGTGCGGGAAGCATGGGTACGGCAATGGCGGTATTGTTATCAAAGAACGGTAACAAGGTTAGATTGTGGTCACCCATGGTAGAAGAAATAGAAATGTTAAAGAAAAACAGAGAGCATATTACAAGACTGCCCGGTGTTAAAGTAGCTGAAAGCGTTGAATTTACAAACGATATTTCGGAGGCTTGCAAAGAAGCGGAGGTAGTTGTGCTGGCTGTTCCTTCACAAACTACAAGACAGAACTGCAAAACCCTTGCAAGCATTATTTCCAAGAATACTATTGTAGTTACCTGTTCAAAGGGAATTGAAAATGAAACCTGTAAATTGCTTTCAGAAATAATGAAAGAGGAGCTGCCTGATAACAACGTAGCAGTGCTATCTGGGCCAAGCCATGCAGAAGAAATAGGACGGGACATACCTACTACTGTGGTAGCTGCTTGCGAAAAAATAGAAGTTGCTGAGTTCCTTCAGGATTTATTTATGACTCCAAATTTCAGAGTTTATACAAATACTGATGTAGTTGGTGTTGAACTGGGAGGAGCTCTTAAAAATATTATTGCCTTATGTGCAGGAATTTCAGATGGTCTGGGGTATGGTGACAACACAAAGGCCGCTCTTATGACAAGAGGAATTGCAGAAATATCCAGACTTGGTGTAGCCATGGGAGGACATGCGGATACTTTTTCAGGACTCACGGGAGTAGGAGACCTGATAGTTACATGTACAAGTATGCATAGCAGAAACAGAAGAGCAGGTATTTTAATTGGTCAGGGAAAGAGCGTTCAGCAGGCATTGGATGAAGTAAATATGGTTGTTGAAGGCGTAGCAACTACAAAGCCTGCCTATGATCTCGCAAAAAAACTTGGTGTTTCAATGCCTATAACTGAAGAAGCATATAAAATACTTTTTGAAGGTAAAGACCCAAGAAGTGCTGTAGGAGCATTAATGACCAGAGATAAAAAAACCGAAATGTAA
- the plsY gene encoding glycerol-3-phosphate 1-O-acyltransferase PlsY, with protein sequence MGLFSIKILLVMIIGYLLGSLNTSIVVGRIYGTDIRKHGSGNAGMTNTLRTLGKTAAVLVIFGDILKGVLSYIIGNLIITSIPDSITLCNISGIGGMVGGIAAIAGHNWPVYFEFKGGKGILTSFSVVMMMDWKLGLILLGVFVIIVVITRYVSLGSILACVAFPIGAAIKGNSPIFIIFATILSILAIARHNGNIKRLLNGTESKIGEKKKA encoded by the coding sequence ATGGGTCTTTTTTCAATAAAGATTTTATTGGTTATGATAATCGGATATCTTCTTGGAAGCTTGAATACTTCCATTGTTGTGGGGAGAATTTACGGAACTGATATACGTAAGCATGGCAGCGGCAATGCCGGAATGACAAATACATTGAGGACACTTGGAAAAACCGCAGCGGTTCTTGTAATATTCGGAGATATTCTTAAAGGAGTTTTATCATATATTATTGGTAACTTGATTATTACTTCCATACCTGATTCAATTACTTTGTGTAATATTTCAGGGATAGGAGGTATGGTTGGCGGTATCGCTGCTATAGCAGGGCATAACTGGCCGGTATACTTCGAGTTTAAAGGCGGAAAGGGTATTCTCACTTCATTTTCAGTGGTAATGATGATGGATTGGAAACTTGGCCTGATTCTTCTGGGTGTATTTGTTATAATAGTAGTTATTACCAGATATGTATCACTGGGATCAATATTAGCATGCGTAGCTTTTCCAATAGGGGCTGCCATAAAAGGGAACAGTCCGATTTTTATTATATTTGCGACGATACTGTCAATATTGGCAATCGCCCGTCATAATGGGAATATTAAGAGACTTTTGAATGGAACAGAATCAAAAATCGGTGAAAAGAAAAAAGCTTAA
- the der gene encoding ribosome biogenesis GTPase Der has translation MGKPVVAVVGRPNVGKSTFFNYLAGSRISIVEDTPGVTRDRIYTEIEWRNTKFTLIDTGGIEPYSEDIIMQQMKRQAEIAIETADVIIFMVDAKDGMTATDKEVATMLRKSQKPVVLCVNKVDRVGDPPPDVYEFYNLGMGDMQIISSVHGLGMGDLLDAVFEHFPEDMDAEEDEDVIKVAVVGKPNAGKSSLINSILGENRVIVSNIPGTTRDAIDTHVEKDGQKYTFIDTAGIRKRSKINETIEKYSTIRSWTAIERADVCLIMIDAEDGVTEQDTKIAGYAHQQGKASIIVINKWDLIEKQTGTLEEYRKVVHEKLGFMTYAPVLFISAKTGQRVNKIYELIKFVADQAAFRISTGMLNDLINEAVAMVQPPSDKGKRLKIYYMTQAGIKPPSFVVFVNDLELFHYSYERYLENQLRKNFGFEGTPIRFIHRQREKED, from the coding sequence TTGGGTAAACCTGTTGTAGCAGTTGTTGGCAGACCGAATGTTGGTAAGTCTACTTTTTTTAATTATCTGGCAGGCAGCAGAATTTCTATTGTTGAAGATACTCCTGGTGTAACAAGAGATAGGATATACACTGAGATAGAGTGGAGAAACACAAAGTTTACATTAATAGATACGGGAGGAATTGAGCCTTATTCCGAGGATATCATTATGCAGCAAATGAAGCGTCAGGCTGAAATTGCCATTGAAACGGCAGACGTTATTATTTTTATGGTTGATGCAAAGGATGGTATGACAGCTACCGACAAGGAAGTTGCAACCATGCTGAGAAAATCCCAGAAGCCTGTTGTGTTATGTGTAAACAAGGTTGACAGGGTCGGTGACCCGCCTCCTGATGTATATGAATTTTATAACCTGGGTATGGGCGATATGCAGATAATTTCATCTGTACATGGCCTTGGTATGGGTGATCTTCTTGATGCAGTTTTTGAGCATTTTCCCGAAGATATGGATGCTGAAGAGGATGAGGATGTTATAAAGGTAGCCGTTGTCGGAAAGCCTAATGCAGGAAAATCTTCATTAATAAATTCAATTCTCGGTGAAAACAGGGTTATTGTAAGTAATATTCCGGGTACTACCAGAGACGCTATCGATACTCATGTGGAAAAGGATGGACAGAAGTACACTTTTATTGATACAGCCGGAATAAGAAAAAGAAGTAAAATTAACGAAACCATTGAAAAATACAGTACAATCAGGTCTTGGACTGCCATTGAACGTGCAGATGTATGCCTTATTATGATTGATGCCGAAGACGGTGTAACAGAGCAGGATACAAAGATTGCGGGTTATGCACATCAGCAGGGAAAAGCCTCAATTATAGTTATTAATAAATGGGATTTAATTGAAAAGCAGACAGGTACACTAGAGGAATACAGGAAAGTAGTACATGAGAAATTGGGATTTATGACCTATGCACCGGTTCTCTTTATATCTGCTAAAACCGGACAAAGGGTCAATAAAATTTATGAGCTTATCAAATTTGTTGCCGATCAGGCAGCCTTCCGTATTTCTACAGGAATGTTGAACGATCTTATAAACGAAGCAGTTGCTATGGTTCAGCCTCCTTCAGATAAGGGTAAAAGACTGAAAATATACTATATGACTCAGGCGGGCATAAAGCCACCGTCATTTGTTGTATTTGTTAATGATTTGGAATTGTTCCATTATTCCTATGAGCGTTATTTGGAAAATCAGCTGAGGAAAAATTTCGGCTTTGAAGGAACTCCCATAAGATTTATCCATAGGCAGCGTGAAAAGGAAGATTAG
- a CDS encoding DUF512 domain-containing protein yields the protein MHNKIKICMVQSESIAEEAGVEAGDFLLSINKQNIKDIFDYRYYQASEELLLEIEKPDGEIWEIEVEKDEIEDLGLEFEDSLIDGAKSCTNKCIFCFIDQLPKGMRETVYFKDDDSRLSFLTGNYVTLTNIKNEELERIIHYRMSPINVSVHTTNPDLRKFMLGNRFAGDVMDKIRMLTDNGIEVNCQIVLCRDINDHHELDKTIDDLCQLYPSINSVSIVPVGISRHRENLFELKPFDMESSANVINQVHKWQNKLLQERGSRVIYLSDEFYINAGIDIPKYKEYEGFPQIENGVGMVALLRQEVKEALKNKKKHIMSTQRKVSLVTGRLVYKNILQLVDEIKNVYSGLEVNVYDIENDFFGPYVTVTGLLTGQDIVKQLKGRDLGQELLISRNMLRAGEHVFLDDYTVERIEVELDIPIRIVDSSGSDFVNALIGN from the coding sequence TTGCACAACAAAATTAAAATATGTATGGTTCAGTCCGAGAGCATAGCAGAAGAAGCCGGGGTTGAGGCAGGAGATTTCCTGTTGTCCATAAACAAGCAGAATATAAAGGATATCTTTGATTATAGGTATTATCAGGCTTCTGAGGAATTGCTGTTGGAGATTGAAAAACCTGACGGTGAGATATGGGAGATAGAAGTCGAAAAGGATGAAATTGAAGATTTAGGCCTGGAATTTGAGGATTCACTTATTGATGGAGCTAAGAGCTGCACCAACAAGTGTATTTTCTGTTTTATTGACCAGCTTCCCAAGGGAATGAGAGAAACAGTATACTTTAAAGACGATGATTCAAGACTTTCTTTCCTTACCGGAAATTATGTTACACTAACTAATATAAAAAATGAAGAACTTGAGAGAATTATTCATTATAGAATGTCACCTATAAATGTTTCTGTTCATACGACTAACCCTGATTTAAGAAAATTCATGCTTGGAAACAGGTTTGCCGGTGATGTTATGGATAAAATAAGAATGTTAACAGATAACGGTATTGAAGTTAACTGTCAGATTGTTTTATGTAGGGATATCAATGACCACCACGAATTGGATAAAACTATTGATGATTTGTGTCAGCTTTATCCTTCTATAAACAGTGTTTCAATTGTACCGGTGGGTATAAGCAGACATAGGGAAAACCTGTTTGAATTAAAGCCATTTGATATGGAAAGCAGTGCGAATGTTATAAATCAGGTACATAAATGGCAGAATAAACTATTGCAAGAGAGAGGCTCCAGAGTTATATATCTGTCCGACGAGTTTTATATTAATGCAGGTATAGATATTCCAAAATACAAGGAATATGAGGGCTTTCCGCAGATTGAAAACGGTGTTGGAATGGTGGCATTGCTCAGGCAAGAAGTGAAGGAAGCCCTTAAAAATAAGAAAAAGCATATAATGTCTACCCAACGAAAGGTAAGTCTGGTAACAGGTAGACTTGTATATAAAAATATATTACAATTGGTAGATGAAATAAAAAATGTATATAGTGGTTTGGAAGTCAATGTTTATGATATAGAAAATGATTTTTTTGGCCCTTATGTAACTGTTACGGGATTGCTTACGGGGCAGGATATTGTAAAGCAGCTGAAAGGCCGTGATCTAGGGCAGGAATTGTTAATAAGCAGGAATATGCTGCGAGCCGGAGAACATGTCTTCCTCGACGATTATACTGTTGAACGTATTGAAGTTGAGCTTGACATCCCCATCCGAATAGTGGATAGCTCGGGTAGTGATTTTGTAAATGCATTGATTGGAAATTAG
- the rpmF gene encoding 50S ribosomal protein L32, translated as MANPKRRWSKARTGKRRSQWKLASPTLVSCPQCHVFKLPHRVCGECGYYDGKQVVKVEAK; from the coding sequence ATGGCAAATCCAAAGCGTAGATGGTCCAAGGCAAGAACAGGTAAGAGAAGATCCCAGTGGAAGCTGGCATCACCAACTCTAGTAAGCTGCCCACAGTGTCATGTTTTCAAGCTGCCTCACAGGGTATGTGGTGAATGTGGATATTATGATGGCAAACAGGTAGTTAAAGTAGAAGCTAAATAA
- a CDS encoding DUF177 domain-containing protein produces MRVNVSDIIKTEGAGIDINFVDDLPEIREYDTSVEFKPSFKFTGRIVNLGGLLKLSGELHYEFSANCLRCLKHLDMTEDIEVEESFVEVSKSDDVDAYTFEGNVVDIDKPLMDNIILAMPMKIVCSEDCKGLCRTCGTNLNIKSCKCDEREIVDPRMEILKDYFK; encoded by the coding sequence ATGAGAGTAAATGTGTCTGATATTATTAAAACTGAAGGAGCAGGGATAGATATCAATTTTGTTGATGATCTGCCTGAAATACGGGAGTATGATACTTCAGTAGAGTTTAAACCTTCTTTTAAGTTTACAGGGCGCATAGTTAATTTAGGTGGCCTGTTAAAGTTAAGTGGTGAGCTTCATTATGAGTTTAGTGCAAACTGCCTCAGGTGTCTGAAGCATTTAGACATGACTGAAGATATTGAGGTCGAAGAAAGCTTTGTCGAGGTTTCAAAATCCGATGATGTTGATGCATATACATTTGAAGGTAATGTTGTTGACATTGATAAGCCACTTATGGACAACATTATTCTTGCAATGCCCATGAAAATTGTATGCAGTGAAGACTGCAAAGGGTTATGCAGGACTTGTGGAACCAATTTAAATATTAAAAGTTGCAAGTGTGATGAGCGAGAGATAGTAGACCCAAGGATGGAAATACTTAAAGATTATTTCAAGTAG
- a CDS encoding acetate kinase: MKVLVINAGSSSLKYQLIDMTNETVLAKGLCDRIGIDNSFIKQTRGSEEAVVLNKELKNHKDAIEAVISALTDNKIGVIKNMSEISAVGHRIVHGGEKFNSSVVIDEKVMAAVRECIDIAPLHNPPNIIGIEACQQIMPNIPMVAVFDTTFHSSMPDYAYLYALPYELYEKYGIRKYGFHGTSHKYVAERAAEMLDKPLSELKLITCHLGNGSSICAVNKGKSVDTSMGFTPLQGLAMGTRSGTIDPEVVTFLMEKENLDVKGVSNLLNKKSGVLGISGVSSDFRDLHAAADSGNSRAELAIQIFSYGVKKFIGEYIAVMNGVDAIIFTAGVGENNSVVRNMIVSDMDFFGIKIDEEKNKLRGQEIDISTAGATVRTLVIPTNEELAIAKETVRFIK; this comes from the coding sequence ATGAAGGTATTAGTTATCAATGCAGGGAGTTCTTCATTAAAATATCAATTAATCGATATGACAAATGAAACAGTTCTTGCAAAGGGGTTATGTGACAGAATAGGGATTGACAATTCCTTTATAAAGCAAACAAGGGGTTCTGAAGAGGCGGTTGTTTTAAACAAGGAATTAAAGAACCACAAAGATGCGATAGAGGCAGTTATTAGTGCACTTACAGACAATAAGATCGGCGTTATAAAAAACATGTCCGAAATATCAGCGGTAGGACACAGAATAGTACACGGCGGAGAAAAATTCAACAGTTCAGTAGTTATAGATGAAAAGGTTATGGCAGCGGTAAGAGAGTGTATAGACATAGCTCCCCTTCACAATCCTCCGAATATAATAGGTATAGAGGCTTGTCAGCAGATTATGCCGAATATACCGATGGTAGCTGTATTTGATACTACTTTCCACAGCTCCATGCCTGATTATGCATACCTTTATGCATTGCCATATGAACTCTATGAAAAATATGGTATAAGGAAATACGGTTTCCATGGAACATCACACAAGTATGTTGCAGAAAGAGCTGCTGAAATGCTTGATAAGCCATTAAGCGAATTAAAGTTAATTACATGTCATCTTGGAAACGGTTCAAGTATTTGTGCAGTAAACAAGGGTAAGTCAGTTGATACATCAATGGGCTTTACACCTCTGCAGGGACTTGCAATGGGTACAAGAAGCGGTACAATTGACCCTGAAGTAGTTACATTCCTTATGGAAAAGGAAAACCTGGATGTTAAGGGTGTAAGCAATCTCTTAAATAAAAAGTCAGGTGTTCTGGGTATATCAGGTGTAAGCAGTGACTTCAGAGATTTACATGCTGCAGCTGATTCAGGAAACAGCAGAGCCGAGCTTGCAATTCAAATTTTCAGTTATGGTGTTAAGAAATTCATCGGAGAATATATTGCAGTTATGAACGGTGTTGATGCAATCATATTTACAGCTGGTGTAGGTGAAAATAATTCCGTAGTAAGAAATATGATTGTCAGCGATATGGATTTCTTCGGTATTAAAATAGATGAAGAAAAAAACAAGCTCAGAGGACAGGAAATTGATATTTCTACTGCAGGTGCTACTGTAAGAACTCTAGTAATTCCAACTAATGAAGAGCTTGCAATTGCAAAAGAAACAGTGAGATTTATAAAGTAA
- the pta gene encoding phosphate acetyltransferase, whose protein sequence is MNFLEQIVSRAKKDIKTIVLPESNDIRTLKAAAMIQEQGIANIVLVGNKDDIKELGGDLDISKAKIVDPANFERFDEYVNTLYELRKAKGMTPEEARKILSENPLYFGIMMVKMGEADGMVAGAINSTANTLRPALQILKTAPGAKLVSAFFVMVVPDCEYGENGVFIYGDSGLVENPNAEELSEIAIASSKSFKSLVQAEPVVAMLSYSTYGSAKSVLTEKVIEATKLAKEKAPDLQLDGELQADAAIVPSVGASKAPGSSVAGKANVLIFPDLNCGNISYKLTQRLAKAEAYGPIIQGIAKPVNDLSRGCSAEDIVGVVAITCVQAQNS, encoded by the coding sequence ATGAACTTTTTAGAGCAGATTGTAAGCAGAGCAAAAAAAGATATCAAAACAATAGTACTTCCTGAAAGCAATGATATCAGAACTTTGAAGGCTGCTGCAATGATTCAGGAACAAGGTATTGCCAATATCGTACTTGTGGGTAACAAGGATGATATTAAAGAACTGGGTGGTGACCTGGATATATCAAAGGCAAAAATTGTTGATCCTGCAAACTTTGAAAGATTTGATGAGTATGTAAATACCCTGTATGAACTTAGGAAGGCAAAGGGAATGACTCCTGAAGAGGCAAGGAAAATATTATCTGAAAATCCTTTGTACTTCGGAATTATGATGGTAAAAATGGGCGAGGCTGACGGAATGGTCGCAGGAGCAATTAATTCAACTGCAAACACATTAAGGCCGGCTCTTCAAATATTAAAGACAGCACCTGGGGCAAAACTGGTATCAGCATTCTTCGTAATGGTTGTTCCTGACTGTGAATACGGCGAAAATGGAGTATTCATTTACGGAGACAGCGGACTTGTGGAAAACCCAAATGCAGAAGAGCTTTCAGAAATCGCAATAGCTTCTTCAAAATCATTCAAGAGCCTTGTACAGGCTGAACCGGTTGTTGCAATGCTCTCATATTCAACATACGGCAGCGCAAAGAGTGTACTTACAGAAAAGGTTATTGAAGCTACAAAACTTGCAAAGGAAAAAGCTCCTGACCTTCAGCTTGATGGAGAATTGCAGGCGGATGCTGCTATCGTTCCTTCCGTTGGAGCATCAAAAGCACCGGGAAGCAGTGTTGCAGGAAAGGCCAATGTATTAATATTCCCTGACCTTAACTGTGGTAATATATCCTATAAGCTTACACAAAGACTTGCAAAGGCAGAAGCCTATGGCCCTATTATTCAAGGTATAGCAAAACCTGTTAATGATCTTTCAAGAGGATGCAGTGCGGAGGATATAGTAGGTGTTGTTGCGATAACTTGTGTACAGGCACAAAATTCTTAA